The following proteins are co-located in the Polystyrenella longa genome:
- a CDS encoding DUF1559 domain-containing protein, whose amino-acid sequence MLLRHRSGFTLIELLVVIAIISLLLALLLPAVQQVRGSARRTQCTNNLRQIGIALHNYADVHRGLPPGRITTFYGGPAVFSGWSIYLLPYLEGQNVVDKYDFDYPHFEIQNQEAVQQQISTYICPSSYDPDRTVQLSTGPLESQLLPDRFGAPGDYYVRFGGITNSEGVTATAAFDSNDYTPLKKISDGLTHTVLVGEISDRPQLFLRHELQSGVQTRQPGWAAWSGPQALRLLGYSEDGTVEGEFDCIINCTNEQGLFSFHNGGANVLYADGSVHFLGSGMPVDIVMALHTRDGRELTDFEQ is encoded by the coding sequence ATGCTTTTGCGTCACCGTTCCGGTTTCACTCTGATTGAACTACTTGTCGTTATTGCCATTATTTCATTATTGCTGGCGTTGCTGCTGCCCGCCGTTCAGCAGGTCCGAGGATCTGCCCGCAGAACGCAGTGTACCAACAACCTGCGTCAGATCGGCATCGCACTCCATAATTACGCCGACGTGCATCGAGGATTACCTCCGGGAAGGATTACCACTTTCTACGGTGGGCCGGCGGTTTTTTCTGGTTGGTCCATCTATCTGCTTCCTTATCTGGAGGGTCAGAACGTCGTGGATAAATACGACTTCGATTACCCTCACTTCGAGATTCAGAATCAGGAAGCGGTCCAGCAGCAAATCAGCACCTACATTTGCCCCTCATCCTACGACCCTGATCGGACCGTCCAGCTTTCCACCGGCCCCCTCGAAAGCCAGTTGCTTCCTGATCGTTTCGGTGCCCCCGGTGATTACTACGTCCGCTTTGGTGGCATTACTAATTCCGAAGGAGTCACGGCCACAGCCGCATTCGATTCCAACGACTACACACCGCTTAAGAAAATCTCCGATGGTTTAACTCATACCGTGCTCGTGGGCGAGATTTCAGATCGACCACAGTTGTTTCTCCGTCATGAGCTTCAAAGCGGAGTCCAAACCAGACAACCTGGTTGGGCTGCCTGGTCAGGTCCACAAGCCCTCCGATTACTCGGATACAGTGAGGACGGAACCGTCGAAGGGGAGTTCGATTGCATCATCAATTGCACGAACGAGCAAGGACTCTTCAGTTTCCACAACGGGGGAGCCAACGTGCTGTACGCTGATGGAAGTGTTCATTTTCTCGGATCAGGAATGCCGGTCGATATCGTCATGGCGTTGCATACGCGCGACGGCCGTGAGCTGACCGACTTTGAGCAATAG
- a CDS encoding cytochrome-c peroxidase has protein sequence MTRRTAGIISVLFLNCLMAGPSTAAESVTENNPSSVNVQLNLPDEPFVYSEDAFPDHFAASGIMSFDTSPEDNLITNAGATLGRVLFYDKSMSANRTVSCSSCHVQQNAFSDPRKFSVGFDGQQTDRNSMALNDLRFVRAGFFWDERAESLEEAVLIPLYSHVEMGMSPELMLERISKSDVYPSLFQVAFGAQSITEENVGRALAQFIRAMTTSQSRYDEGATQVASSKDLFPNFSNSENLGKELFHEKCAACHTLGVKDQIAIFSMFRSLNNGIDADASARDGGRGDISYNPTEIGLFKASSLRNIEFTAPYMHDGRHKTLEEVIAHYSDHVSRHPNISAVRRFLLTKEEQTALVDFLKTLSDRKLLEDPRFSNPWQTSDLSAVASIPVANPVPGHVAQQGNSNSEILDEIGIRKRLKNGQSVPAGSTLIWLHTLDKDQDGSFNKEETKAVAQLLLETESLFLRLERRRRRGPAGRERPQNEEEKATDAGSQTGDFNGDGETTTREAEQYQSLKRLLEMGDGGRLQVLLDRVMNRLDLDPLIYSTVRQKVFSAKQKLNQDVLRQDQKMIEQMQELLGKENYEKYQQLVISSQSNTRGRNLNRSLLSLEEVQEQIWKYDENVNGVLEVSELHELTRAMNTPPGGFGQKPTAPADIIEFCNRMLKFDQNDDQKVSQQELPERMSDFALRADANQDGGMSLEEAKAHFRTAAFERLVFDGIYVGGAFANTLLFTQSSIEDLDLPSQTLNEFHELMASHEEKISEMAQASLTQLFAEIQKMIPPAGNKQASRE, from the coding sequence ATGACACGCCGTACTGCCGGGATCATATCTGTCCTGTTTTTGAATTGCCTGATGGCTGGTCCGAGCACCGCAGCAGAATCGGTCACCGAGAACAATCCGTCCTCCGTCAATGTTCAACTCAACCTGCCTGACGAACCGTTTGTGTATTCCGAAGATGCCTTTCCGGATCACTTCGCAGCCAGCGGTATCATGTCCTTTGATACATCCCCGGAGGACAATCTCATTACCAATGCGGGAGCGACGTTGGGAAGGGTGCTGTTCTACGATAAGTCGATGTCGGCGAACCGAACAGTTTCTTGCAGTTCCTGTCATGTTCAACAGAATGCCTTCTCTGACCCCCGAAAGTTCAGCGTCGGTTTCGACGGACAACAGACCGATCGAAATTCAATGGCGTTGAACGATCTCCGATTCGTGAGAGCCGGTTTTTTCTGGGACGAACGAGCCGAATCATTGGAAGAAGCAGTCTTAATTCCCCTCTACAGTCATGTTGAAATGGGTATGAGCCCGGAATTGATGCTGGAACGAATTTCAAAATCGGATGTCTATCCCTCTCTGTTCCAGGTCGCATTTGGTGCACAATCTATCACCGAAGAAAACGTCGGGCGGGCACTCGCACAGTTTATTCGAGCCATGACGACCAGTCAGTCCCGCTATGACGAAGGAGCCACACAGGTAGCATCCAGCAAAGACTTGTTTCCGAATTTCAGCAACAGCGAAAACCTCGGCAAAGAATTGTTTCATGAGAAATGCGCGGCCTGTCATACACTCGGAGTGAAAGATCAGATCGCGATCTTTTCAATGTTTCGTTCGCTCAATAATGGAATCGATGCCGACGCTTCTGCTCGCGATGGAGGTCGAGGGGACATCAGCTATAACCCCACCGAGATCGGCTTGTTTAAAGCTTCCTCGTTACGCAACATCGAATTCACAGCTCCCTACATGCATGATGGCAGGCACAAGACTCTCGAAGAAGTGATCGCTCATTACAGTGACCATGTTTCGAGACACCCCAACATCAGCGCCGTCCGTCGGTTCCTCTTAACTAAAGAAGAACAAACAGCCCTGGTCGATTTTCTCAAAACGTTGAGCGACCGGAAACTCCTTGAGGATCCTCGATTCTCCAATCCTTGGCAAACTTCAGACTTATCCGCAGTCGCATCCATACCGGTTGCGAACCCCGTTCCAGGCCATGTTGCACAACAGGGGAATTCTAATTCGGAGATTCTGGACGAGATCGGTATCCGAAAACGACTCAAAAACGGTCAGAGCGTCCCCGCCGGTTCGACTCTTATTTGGCTTCATACTCTCGATAAAGATCAAGACGGCTCATTTAACAAAGAGGAAACGAAAGCGGTTGCTCAACTGCTGCTGGAGACCGAATCGTTATTCCTGAGACTGGAACGCCGCCGTCGCCGTGGGCCTGCTGGAAGAGAACGACCACAGAACGAAGAAGAGAAGGCGACTGACGCTGGATCTCAAACCGGAGACTTTAACGGCGATGGTGAAACGACCACCAGAGAGGCAGAACAATATCAGTCTCTCAAACGGCTTCTGGAGATGGGCGACGGTGGACGTTTGCAAGTTCTCCTGGACCGGGTCATGAATCGACTCGATCTCGACCCTCTAATTTATTCGACTGTTCGCCAGAAGGTGTTCTCCGCCAAACAGAAACTGAATCAAGATGTACTGAGGCAAGATCAGAAGATGATCGAACAGATGCAGGAATTGCTCGGTAAAGAGAACTACGAAAAATATCAGCAACTGGTGATTTCATCTCAATCGAACACACGAGGACGTAACCTGAATCGATCTTTACTCAGTCTGGAAGAAGTTCAGGAGCAGATATGGAAATATGATGAGAACGTAAATGGAGTATTGGAAGTATCAGAACTCCACGAACTCACCCGCGCGATGAATACGCCTCCGGGAGGTTTTGGTCAGAAGCCGACGGCACCTGCCGATATTATTGAGTTTTGCAATCGTATGCTGAAATTCGATCAGAATGATGACCAGAAAGTCAGCCAGCAAGAACTCCCCGAACGGATGAGTGACTTCGCGCTGCGGGCCGATGCAAACCAGGATGGCGGTATGTCGCTGGAAGAAGCGAAAGCTCACTTCCGCACGGCAGCCTTTGAGCGATTAGTCTTTGATGGAATTTATGTTGGAGGAGCGTTTGCCAACACTTTGCTATTCACTCAGTCCTCCATTGAGGATCTCGATCTTCCTTCTCAGACTTTGAATGAATTTCATGAACTGATGGCATCTCATGAAGAGAAAATTTCTGAGATGGCTCAGGCCTCTCTGACTCAGTTATTCGCAGAGATTCAGAAAATGATCCCACCGGCAGGCAACAAACAGGCCTCTCGCGAATAG
- a CDS encoding SpoVR family protein produces the protein MPISIHRPLPPEIRDLQLELEAKAAGYGLDFFETIFEMVDYEEMSMLASYGGFPKRYPHWRFGAQYDEMMKGYSYGLQKIYEMVINTDPCYAYLLEANELTDQKLVIAHVYGHCDFFKNNAWFAPTNRKMLDDMANHAARINRYVDRFGYETVEEFIDACLSLEDLIDPYAPHIKRTADVGDQRLASWDSSEQDSNEAATGDGRFPSKPYMDSFINPPQTLEDHVEEGKAHAEEAAKRFPAEPMRDVLFFLLQHAPLKPWQHDVLSIIRDEAYYFAPQGQTKIMNEGWASYWHSTIMTSHALKDEDLITYADHHSGTMATSPQRLNPYKLGIELFKDIEQRWNSGRFGSEYDNCDDLIEKEKWNRELGLGRDKIFEVRRVHNDITFIDTYLTPEFCIEHNMFAFGYNDSNNYYEIVSREFPKIKQQLLTSLTNHSRPIIRVEEGNYRNRGELYLKHEYHGVELKPDDAEATLENLQKLWGRPVHIESIMDDKRAILSFDGHEHQMDSFEHDSIGSLLS, from the coding sequence ATGCCAATCAGCATTCACAGACCGTTACCTCCTGAAATTCGGGACTTGCAGCTGGAGCTTGAGGCGAAGGCGGCAGGGTATGGGCTCGATTTCTTTGAGACGATCTTTGAAATGGTCGACTATGAAGAAATGAGTATGCTGGCGTCGTACGGTGGATTTCCTAAACGGTACCCGCACTGGAGATTCGGAGCCCAATACGATGAGATGATGAAGGGATATTCCTACGGGCTCCAAAAAATCTATGAGATGGTGATCAATACCGACCCCTGCTATGCCTATCTTCTTGAGGCGAACGAGCTGACCGATCAGAAGTTGGTCATCGCCCACGTTTACGGGCATTGTGACTTCTTCAAAAACAACGCCTGGTTCGCACCGACGAACCGAAAAATGCTCGATGATATGGCGAACCATGCAGCGCGTATCAATCGGTATGTCGATCGGTTTGGCTACGAGACGGTGGAGGAATTTATTGATGCTTGTCTTTCACTGGAAGACTTAATCGACCCCTACGCCCCGCACATTAAACGGACCGCCGATGTGGGGGATCAACGGCTGGCTTCGTGGGATTCGAGCGAGCAGGATTCGAATGAAGCAGCCACAGGGGATGGTCGGTTTCCTTCGAAACCGTACATGGATAGCTTTATTAATCCTCCGCAGACCTTGGAAGATCATGTTGAAGAAGGGAAAGCTCACGCGGAAGAAGCGGCGAAGCGGTTTCCTGCAGAACCCATGCGTGATGTGCTCTTCTTTCTCTTGCAACATGCTCCGCTGAAACCGTGGCAGCATGATGTCCTCTCGATCATTCGTGACGAGGCGTATTACTTCGCTCCCCAAGGGCAAACGAAAATCATGAATGAGGGCTGGGCCAGCTATTGGCATTCTACCATTATGACATCTCATGCCCTGAAGGATGAAGATCTGATTACCTATGCCGACCATCACAGTGGGACGATGGCCACCTCACCTCAACGGTTAAATCCTTACAAGCTGGGCATTGAACTTTTCAAGGACATCGAACAACGCTGGAACAGTGGTCGTTTTGGATCGGAATATGATAACTGCGATGATTTGATCGAGAAAGAAAAATGGAATCGGGAGCTGGGGTTGGGGCGGGACAAGATCTTTGAGGTTCGTCGGGTGCATAACGACATCACGTTCATCGATACCTACCTGACCCCCGAGTTCTGCATTGAACACAATATGTTTGCATTCGGATACAACGACTCGAACAATTATTATGAAATCGTTTCCCGAGAGTTTCCGAAAATCAAACAGCAATTATTGACATCTCTCACTAATCATTCCCGACCGATCATTCGAGTCGAGGAAGGGAATTATCGCAACCGGGGCGAGCTATATTTGAAACATGAATATCATGGAGTCGAACTGAAGCCGGATGACGCCGAGGCGACTCTGGAAAATCTTCAAAAACTGTGGGGCCGGCCCGTACACATTGAATCGATTATGGACGACAAGCGAGCGATCCTTTCCTTTGATGGTCACGAGCATCAAATGGACAGTTTCGAGCATGATTCAATAGGTTCGTTGTTGTCCTGA
- a CDS encoding DUF444 family protein, whose product MPRSIDQDLNRFNKILKGKVRDNLRKYITRSEMFGRKGRESVSIPVSNIDIPRFKFGKRGSGGAGQGDGKVGQPIGSGGQDEGEGLGQAGDQPGQHVREVEVSLDELAEMLGDQLQLPRIEPKGNDTLKSLKDKYNTISPTGPDSLRHFKRTYKRALKRQIASQTYDPTRPVIIPTRDDERFRSWTTTTEPDANAAIIYMMDVSGSMTDDQKEIVRIEAFWINTWLKKHYDGLQTRYVVHDAVAHEVDEDTFFRTRESGGTRISSAYKAAEAIIARDFPIDSWNIYCFQFSDGDNWGEDNSACLDQLQQFLLPVSNLFCYGQVESPYGSGEFIRELRKVSGDWENMILSEITSKDSIYDSIKLFLGTGK is encoded by the coding sequence ATGCCGCGCAGTATTGATCAAGACCTGAATCGCTTCAACAAAATATTGAAGGGGAAGGTCCGTGACAATCTGCGGAAATACATCACTCGTAGCGAGATGTTTGGACGCAAGGGGCGGGAGTCGGTAAGCATACCGGTTTCGAATATCGATATCCCCCGGTTTAAGTTTGGCAAACGGGGAAGTGGTGGCGCTGGACAGGGAGATGGCAAGGTTGGGCAACCGATTGGAAGTGGTGGTCAGGACGAAGGCGAAGGCTTGGGTCAGGCGGGTGACCAACCTGGTCAACATGTTCGCGAAGTCGAGGTCTCGCTGGACGAATTGGCGGAGATGCTGGGGGACCAACTGCAACTGCCACGTATCGAACCCAAGGGCAACGACACACTCAAAAGTCTAAAGGACAAATATAACACCATCAGTCCCACGGGGCCGGATTCCCTACGGCATTTTAAGCGGACTTACAAGAGGGCATTGAAACGTCAGATCGCATCCCAAACATATGACCCGACGAGACCGGTAATTATTCCGACACGCGACGACGAACGATTCCGTTCCTGGACCACCACTACCGAACCCGATGCCAATGCGGCCATCATCTATATGATGGATGTCTCCGGCTCGATGACGGATGACCAGAAAGAGATCGTGCGGATCGAAGCGTTCTGGATCAATACCTGGCTGAAAAAACATTACGACGGATTACAAACCCGATACGTTGTTCACGATGCTGTTGCCCATGAAGTTGACGAAGATACGTTTTTCAGAACTCGGGAAAGTGGGGGGACTCGGATTTCGTCGGCCTATAAAGCGGCCGAAGCGATCATCGCGAGAGACTTCCCTATAGATTCGTGGAACATTTACTGCTTCCAGTTTTCCGATGGAGACAACTGGGGCGAGGACAACAGTGCCTGTCTGGATCAATTGCAACAGTTCTTACTACCAGTAAGTAATCTGTTTTGCTACGGACAGGTCGAAAGCCCTTACGGTTCTGGTGAATTCATTCGAGAGCTGAGAAAGGTTTCCGGCGACTGGGAGAATATGATTCTTTCCGAAATCACGAGTAAGGATTCCATCTACGATTCGATTAAACTGTTTCTGGGAACAGGAAAGTGA
- a CDS encoding PrkA family serine protein kinase, whose amino-acid sequence MGTGRELLERLVSDQSQSLFKQIHWQGTFHEYLEIVKENPKVARTAFQRLYDMMMSYGRYDLENSKENLIRYRFFDDPDHEGHDAIFGLTKPLMELVNVLKSAALQYGAERRVILLHGPVGSSKSTIARLLKQGLERYTKSDEGALYSFGWKQDDASILWDPMHGEPLQLIPNSAREEVCAFLNQGRDSVGEGEYQVEIKGDVCPLSRFLFQERLAKHDGDWMKVLDDIVVRRLIFSEQDRIGIGTFQPKDEKNQDSTELTGDINYRKIAEYGSESDPRAFNFDGEFNIANRGLIEFIEVLKLDVAFLYDLLGASQEHKIKPKKFAQTDIDTVIVGHTNEPEYRKLQSNEFMEALRDRTIKIDVPYVTKLSEEIRIYEKDYNNERVRGKHIAPHTLETAAMWAVLTRLEQPKNASLTLLQKLKLYNGKSLPGFTSDNVLQLRRESRKEGLHGISPRYVQDKISNALVVNATATSLNPFMVLNELEAGLQHHSLIDSEDTRMQYIELIAVVKEEYTDTVKNEVQRAIAADEDAMDRLCANYIDNIKAYTQKERVKNKFTGADEEPDERLMRSIEERIGIPETRVDDFRREIMNYIGALALDGKKFNYRTNERLQKALEMKLFEDQKDSIKLTSLVSNVIDADTQEKIDIVKARLIRNNGYNEESATDVLQYVASIFARGDVKKEEK is encoded by the coding sequence ATGGGAACAGGTCGTGAATTATTGGAGCGTCTGGTTTCTGACCAGAGTCAGTCTCTTTTTAAACAGATCCATTGGCAGGGAACCTTTCACGAGTATCTGGAAATCGTGAAAGAGAACCCGAAGGTCGCCCGAACTGCATTCCAGCGTCTCTACGACATGATGATGTCGTATGGTAGATACGATCTGGAAAACTCTAAAGAGAACCTGATCCGCTATCGGTTCTTTGACGACCCCGACCATGAGGGGCACGATGCGATTTTTGGTTTGACCAAACCGTTGATGGAGTTGGTCAACGTGCTGAAATCGGCCGCCTTGCAGTACGGTGCCGAACGCCGTGTCATTTTGTTGCACGGCCCTGTGGGAAGTTCCAAAAGTACGATTGCCCGCCTTTTGAAACAGGGCCTCGAACGGTACACGAAAAGCGATGAGGGTGCCCTCTATTCCTTCGGTTGGAAACAGGATGATGCCAGCATTCTATGGGACCCGATGCATGGGGAACCACTCCAGCTGATTCCCAATTCCGCCCGGGAGGAAGTCTGTGCTTTCCTGAATCAGGGACGAGACTCTGTGGGAGAAGGGGAATACCAGGTTGAGATCAAAGGAGACGTTTGCCCGTTAAGTCGCTTCCTCTTTCAGGAACGACTGGCCAAGCATGACGGTGATTGGATGAAGGTGCTGGACGACATTGTCGTTCGCCGGTTGATCTTTTCGGAACAGGACCGGATCGGCATCGGCACCTTCCAGCCTAAAGACGAAAAGAACCAGGACTCGACCGAACTGACGGGCGATATCAATTACCGCAAGATTGCCGAGTACGGTTCCGAATCCGATCCACGGGCGTTCAACTTCGATGGTGAATTTAATATCGCCAACCGGGGTCTGATTGAATTCATCGAAGTCCTCAAGTTGGATGTCGCCTTCCTGTATGACCTGCTGGGGGCATCGCAGGAACATAAAATCAAACCGAAAAAGTTTGCGCAAACGGACATTGATACAGTCATCGTCGGTCACACAAACGAACCCGAATATCGCAAACTGCAATCCAATGAATTCATGGAAGCGTTGCGAGACCGGACGATCAAAATTGACGTCCCGTATGTGACTAAGCTGTCCGAAGAAATCAGAATTTACGAGAAGGACTACAACAACGAACGAGTGCGTGGCAAACATATCGCCCCGCATACATTGGAGACTGCCGCAATGTGGGCCGTGCTCACACGACTGGAGCAACCCAAGAATGCGAGCCTGACATTGCTACAGAAACTGAAACTGTACAACGGGAAATCACTCCCCGGTTTTACTTCGGATAATGTTCTGCAATTGCGACGGGAATCCCGTAAAGAAGGTCTACATGGAATTTCTCCCCGGTATGTGCAGGATAAAATCTCGAACGCACTCGTCGTCAATGCGACGGCGACTAGCTTGAATCCGTTCATGGTACTTAATGAACTGGAAGCGGGATTGCAACATCATTCGCTGATCGACAGCGAAGACACGCGTATGCAATACATCGAGTTAATCGCCGTCGTGAAAGAAGAATACACCGACACGGTTAAGAATGAAGTCCAACGCGCAATCGCCGCTGACGAAGACGCGATGGACCGTTTGTGTGCGAATTACATTGACAACATCAAAGCGTATACGCAAAAAGAGAGAGTGAAGAACAAGTTCACCGGTGCCGATGAGGAACCGGATGAGCGGCTGATGCGCTCTATTGAAGAGCGCATCGGCATACCGGAAACGCGTGTTGATGATTTCCGACGGGAGATTATGAACTACATCGGTGCCTTAGCGCTGGATGGCAAGAAGTTCAACTACCGCACCAACGAACGCCTTCAGAAGGCTCTCGAGATGAAACTGTTCGAAGATCAAAAGGACTCGATCAAACTGACGAGTCTGGTTTCGAACGTGATCGACGCTGACACGCAAGAGAAAATCGACATCGTGAAAGCTCGATTGATTCGCAATAACGGATACAACGAAGAATCCGCAACCGACGTATTGCAGTACGTGGCGAGTATCTTTGCCCGGGGCGATGTGAAGAAGGAAGAAAAGTAG
- a CDS encoding DUF1549 domain-containing protein encodes MINRADLLHHPLPMTFVMVVGLVLFGFAATSASAADSTKNDPRGIAHQIDQLIQTELDATGAIAAPLTNDEDFLRRVYFDVTGTAPSSTDIIRFGLSSDSTKRAKVIDELLAKKAYSENWARYWRDVIYSKATETRSLRQRPIFANWMAEQLQQNRSWDEIATELLTATGRMSEDGSTGLIFAHNADGETVAAEASRIFLGIQIQCAQCHDHFTDQWTRVQFHELASFFPRTKVRVLKDEQPRDFEVYSVEGKQSGAQQQLIADLQDPEQFFKEKDTDEDELLSTRELGLRKNGGLFRRVLKTLDANEDKQLSLEELKKFTVPAQFKRNQAEHFMSDLDDPAAQGTRMSPAFFLNETPVAEGLTDLDRRGQVAEFITSPDNEWFARAYINRIWNVLLGEGFYPTIDDIGPERDLHHPEVVDLLSQEFVASGYDVKWLFQVILNTGAYQRQSMEMDPSQETSQFASVVPTRLRADQLYDAIACALDTQSVSSPAREVKANGKNKNKKKKENQNKKNKKQGDASRNQFQTLFEYDPSEDSAEISGTIPQALFLMNSPTINNQIENRRSFVQSLLKQKLSQSDSISEIYLQILGREPDAGELELIAVYIQDSPNPEEAYEDLVWSLINSAEFLTKR; translated from the coding sequence ATGATTAATCGTGCTGATCTTCTCCACCATCCTCTCCCCATGACCTTTGTGATGGTGGTGGGCCTGGTCCTATTCGGTTTTGCGGCCACCTCGGCGAGTGCCGCTGATTCCACTAAGAACGATCCTCGTGGGATTGCTCATCAAATTGACCAGTTGATTCAGACCGAGTTGGACGCAACAGGCGCTATCGCCGCTCCGTTAACGAACGATGAAGACTTCCTCCGACGTGTTTACTTCGACGTCACCGGCACGGCCCCCAGTTCCACCGATATCATTCGTTTTGGCCTCTCGTCCGATTCGACGAAACGCGCGAAGGTCATTGACGAACTTCTCGCGAAAAAAGCCTACTCCGAGAACTGGGCCCGCTACTGGCGCGATGTCATCTATTCCAAAGCGACGGAGACGCGGTCGCTCAGGCAGCGTCCCATTTTTGCAAACTGGATGGCAGAACAGCTGCAACAGAATCGAAGCTGGGACGAAATCGCTACCGAGCTGTTAACCGCGACTGGCCGCATGTCCGAAGACGGATCGACAGGACTGATATTCGCACACAATGCGGACGGGGAAACGGTAGCGGCAGAAGCGTCTCGCATATTCCTCGGAATTCAGATTCAGTGCGCCCAGTGCCACGACCATTTCACAGATCAATGGACCCGAGTTCAATTCCACGAACTGGCTTCCTTCTTTCCCCGCACCAAAGTTCGTGTTCTTAAAGATGAACAGCCTCGGGATTTCGAGGTCTACTCAGTCGAAGGAAAACAGAGTGGCGCGCAGCAGCAACTGATTGCCGATCTGCAGGATCCAGAACAGTTCTTCAAAGAAAAAGATACCGACGAAGATGAGCTGCTTAGCACTCGGGAACTGGGATTACGCAAAAACGGGGGACTTTTCCGTCGCGTATTGAAAACGCTCGACGCAAACGAAGACAAACAACTCTCTCTTGAAGAACTGAAAAAGTTCACAGTCCCCGCGCAATTCAAACGGAATCAGGCGGAGCATTTCATGTCCGACCTGGACGATCCTGCGGCCCAGGGAACACGCATGTCGCCCGCATTCTTTCTGAATGAAACCCCAGTGGCAGAGGGACTTACCGATCTGGACCGCAGAGGCCAAGTCGCTGAATTCATTACCTCACCTGACAATGAATGGTTTGCTCGCGCCTACATCAACCGAATCTGGAACGTGCTGCTGGGTGAAGGATTCTACCCAACCATTGATGACATCGGTCCCGAACGAGATTTGCATCATCCGGAAGTCGTCGATCTTCTCTCACAGGAATTCGTTGCAAGTGGTTACGACGTCAAATGGCTCTTTCAGGTCATCTTGAACACCGGAGCCTACCAACGCCAGTCAATGGAAATGGACCCGTCCCAGGAGACGTCCCAGTTCGCCTCGGTCGTGCCGACACGACTGCGGGCCGACCAATTGTACGACGCCATCGCCTGTGCTCTCGACACTCAATCCGTTTCCAGTCCCGCTCGAGAAGTGAAAGCGAACGGTAAAAACAAAAACAAGAAGAAGAAAGAGAACCAGAATAAGAAAAACAAAAAACAGGGTGATGCGAGTCGTAATCAATTTCAGACACTGTTCGAATACGACCCGTCCGAAGATTCAGCCGAGATTTCCGGAACGATTCCTCAAGCACTTTTCCTGATGAACTCACCGACGATCAATAATCAGATCGAAAACCGACGTTCGTTTGTCCAAAGTCTTCTCAAACAAAAGCTTTCGCAGTCCGATTCGATTTCAGAGATTTACCTACAAATCCTCGGACGGGAACCGGACGCCGGCGAACTCGAATTGATCGCTGTTTACATTCAGGACTCCCCCAATCCGGAAGAAGCCTACGAAGACCTCGTCTGGAGTCTGATTAACTCCGCTGAATTTCTGACCAAAAGATAA